Proteins found in one Anaeromicrobium sediminis genomic segment:
- a CDS encoding ACT domain-containing protein, translating into MIDIFASISSILAQKEISIFAVSTYDTDYILVKTMI; encoded by the coding sequence TTGATTGATATATTTGCATCTATAAGTTCCATACTAGCCCAAAAAGAGATAAGTATATTTGCTGTTTCAACTTATGATACAGACTATATTCTTGTAAAAACAATGATATAG
- a CDS encoding TetR/AcrR family transcriptional regulator produces the protein MSKYNREEILQSGVEILTMKGFSGLGVQHVLKACGIPKGSFYNFFENKDTFVIEAIKLYNRKVKFILEQIDNDSTLNPIEKITKYYSIANDFFFNNGNLRTCPMMNIVSDGVENEAIIELIHSSMDMHKGFIAKWIDRATTLELISNQMDSVRLTHMIYDNYHGAVLRMKYENSELPLNNFISNVLPFYLK, from the coding sequence ATGTCAAAATACAATAGAGAGGAAATTTTGCAATCTGGTGTTGAAATTCTAACGATGAAGGGGTTTTCAGGGTTAGGCGTTCAGCACGTATTAAAAGCTTGCGGGATTCCTAAAGGATCCTTTTACAATTTTTTTGAAAACAAAGATACATTTGTTATCGAAGCAATAAAGCTTTACAACAGAAAAGTAAAATTCATTTTGGAACAGATAGATAATGATAGCACTCTGAATCCGATTGAGAAGATTACGAAGTATTATTCTATTGCGAATGATTTCTTTTTCAATAACGGAAACCTTAGAACATGTCCAATGATGAATATTGTTTCAGATGGTGTGGAAAATGAGGCCATTATCGAGTTAATTCATAGCAGTATGGATATGCACAAAGGTTTCATAGCAAAATGGATTGACAGAGCAACGACCTTGGAACTCATCTCAAATCAAATGGATTCTGTTCGATTGACACATATGATTTATGATAACTATCATGGTGCAGTATTGAGGATGAAATATGAGAATTCAGAGTTGCCACTCAACAACTTCATTAGTAATGTACTACCATTTTACTTAAAGTAA
- a CDS encoding DMT family transporter, which produces MTDKNKGIMAMIISAFGFAIMGGLVKLIGDIPVIQKSLFRNGVTMIITLIIIIYSKVDIREIKHHKLLLLRSSLGTIGILLNYYALDNLILSDANIIARLSTFLVVIFCFIFLKEKVNFKQVGAIIAAFIGVLFIVKPQLTIQPAYIVAILGSVAAALAYTVLRVVGQKEHYLSIVMYFSTFSTLVLLPYVIFNFVAMSGIQIVYSILSGVGACVGQYGLTVAYKYAPAKEISIYSYFGVIFSAIFSMVIFEEYADFLSVIGYLIIFGGSLFMFLDKIYCSKTYEKALES; this is translated from the coding sequence ATGACTGATAAAAATAAAGGTATTATGGCTATGATAATTTCTGCATTTGGTTTTGCAATAATGGGGGGATTAGTCAAGTTAATAGGAGACATACCAGTAATACAAAAATCTTTATTTAGAAATGGAGTTACAATGATTATCACACTTATTATAATCATATATTCTAAAGTAGATATTAGAGAAATTAAACATCACAAACTTCTATTATTACGTTCTAGTTTAGGTACCATAGGTATTCTACTTAACTATTATGCGTTAGATAATTTGATTTTATCTGATGCCAATATTATAGCTAGATTAAGTACATTTCTTGTTGTTATTTTTTGTTTTATTTTTTTAAAAGAGAAAGTTAATTTTAAACAAGTAGGGGCTATTATTGCAGCTTTTATTGGGGTACTATTTATCGTTAAGCCTCAATTAACAATTCAACCGGCGTATATAGTGGCTATTTTGGGATCCGTAGCAGCTGCATTAGCTTATACGGTGCTTAGAGTTGTTGGACAAAAAGAACATTATTTGTCTATTGTTATGTATTTTTCAACTTTTTCTACTCTTGTTCTACTGCCATATGTAATTTTTAATTTTGTAGCAATGAGTGGAATACAAATTGTTTATTCAATACTTTCTGGTGTTGGGGCGTGTGTGGGTCAATATGGTTTAACTGTTGCATATAAATATGCACCTGCAAAGGAGATATCTATTTATAGCTATTTTGGTGTTATATTTTCAGCAATATTTAGTATGGTTATATTTGAAGAATATGCCGACTTCTTGAGTGTAATTGGATATTTGATTATATTTGGAGGGTCTTTATTTATGTTTTTAGATAAGATATACTGCTCCAAAACATATGAAAAAGCATTGGAATCGTAA
- a CDS encoding winged helix-turn-helix transcriptional regulator: MQKQNITYPVELTLALLSDKWKILILCKLQKGTKRFGEINRSINNINQKMLAQQLRSLERDGFITRKVYAEVPPKVEYSLTPLGQSLEPVIKTMFDWSMEHKDFFKSRYNINIDPSIKLHKYGKWTFL; the protein is encoded by the coding sequence ATGCAGAAACAAAATATTACATATCCTGTTGAACTTACACTAGCACTACTCAGTGACAAATGGAAGATTCTTATATTATGTAAACTTCAAAAGGGTACTAAACGATTTGGAGAAATTAATCGTTCTATTAACAACATAAACCAAAAGATGTTGGCACAACAACTTCGCAGCTTGGAACGTGATGGCTTCATTACAAGAAAAGTCTATGCAGAGGTTCCACCTAAAGTTGAATATTCTTTAACACCACTAGGCCAAAGCTTAGAACCTGTTATTAAGACTATGTTTGACTGGTCAATGGAGCATAAAGATTTTTTTAAATCAAGATATAATATCAATATTGACCCTAGTATTAAATTGCATAAATATGGTAAATGGACTTTCTTATGA
- the deoC gene encoding deoxyribose-phosphate aldolase — translation MNINGIIDHTILKADAKQEELLRYCDEAKEFGFASVVVNSANIPFIAKELKGSGINIVAVVGFPLGAMLTSVKAFETSECVKMGADEIDMVINIGALKDKDYKTVEEDIRAVVEASGDAAVKVIIETCLLSDEEKIMASKLSVKAGADFVKTSTGFSTGGATVGDIELIKKTVGDSALVKASGGVRSLEQALDLINAGTNRIGAGDGKLLGERYKKIGQVQGEY, via the coding sequence ATGAATATCAACGGAATAATTGACCACACAATACTTAAAGCCGATGCAAAACAAGAAGAACTTTTAAGATATTGTGATGAAGCAAAAGAATTTGGTTTCGCATCAGTTGTTGTTAATAGTGCAAATATACCGTTCATTGCAAAAGAATTGAAAGGAAGTGGAATCAATATTGTTGCGGTAGTTGGATTTCCGCTTGGAGCAATGCTTACAAGTGTTAAAGCATTTGAGACTTCTGAATGTGTAAAAATGGGTGCAGATGAAATTGATATGGTAATAAATATCGGAGCACTGAAAGACAAAGATTATAAAACTGTAGAAGAAGATATCAGGGCAGTTGTTGAAGCATCAGGAGATGCAGCTGTTAAAGTCATAATAGAAACATGTCTTCTATCTGATGAAGAGAAAATTATGGCATCAAAGCTATCAGTAAAGGCAGGAGCAGATTTTGTGAAAACTTCAACTGGATTCTCAACAGGTGGAGCAACAGTTGGTGATATAGAGCTTATCAAGAAAACTGTTGGAGATTCTGCTTTAGTAAAAGCCAGTGGTGGTGTTCGCAGTTTAGAACAGGCATTAGATTTAATAAATGCAGGAACAAATCGTATAGGTGCAGGTGATGGAAAACTTTTGGGTGAACGATATAAAAAAATAGGACAGGTGCAGGGAGAGTATTAA
- a CDS encoding [Fe-S]-binding protein: protein MSRPEQIEKKIKVDFNMEEYVEKDTVLFIHSEESKVSHNIAALARKYGEGPPKFYPKTFEVMIDTGQQTKISYESVSENPSEAKTTISSEELSDIIEYAKSLGVNDIGFTKIPSKLIFKNHAILHDNAIVLTMEMDPEKIALAPSRDTGHEVHFTYNKLGRISNKIAHYLRTKGFSAQAGPAMGGDVDYKHLAEEAAMGAIGNHGLLISPVVGPRQRITAVYTSIENLPFPEINPHNWIKDFCSTCQICSKRCPADGIVGIEKASMTNEYIDLPKCARSFATSFGCSVCIKECIFNKSDYHKVHEVHLKRTKTVG from the coding sequence ATGAGTAGACCAGAACAAATAGAAAAAAAAATCAAAGTAGACTTTAACATGGAGGAATACGTGGAAAAGGATACAGTTCTATTCATCCATTCAGAGGAGTCTAAAGTATCACACAATATTGCTGCTTTGGCTAGAAAATATGGTGAAGGACCACCAAAGTTCTATCCTAAGACTTTTGAAGTAATGATCGATACTGGACAGCAGACAAAAATAAGTTATGAAAGTGTTTCAGAGAATCCATCAGAGGCGAAAACTACCATTTCCTCAGAAGAATTATCAGACATAATTGAGTATGCAAAATCACTAGGTGTTAATGATATAGGCTTTACGAAGATTCCCTCAAAACTCATTTTCAAAAACCATGCAATACTTCATGATAATGCAATAGTACTTACCATGGAAATGGATCCTGAAAAAATCGCATTAGCACCTTCACGAGATACGGGGCATGAAGTGCATTTCACTTACAATAAATTAGGACGTATCTCAAATAAAATTGCTCATTATCTCAGGACAAAAGGTTTTAGCGCTCAAGCAGGTCCGGCTATGGGTGGTGATGTTGACTATAAGCATCTGGCAGAAGAAGCAGCTATGGGCGCCATAGGAAATCATGGGCTTTTAATATCTCCAGTTGTTGGACCAAGACAAAGAATAACAGCTGTCTATACAAGTATTGAAAACTTACCATTCCCAGAGATAAATCCTCATAATTGGATTAAGGATTTTTGTAGCACTTGTCAGATTTGTTCTAAGCGTTGTCCAGCAGACGGGATAGTAGGTATTGAAAAGGCTAGTATGACCAACGAGTATATTGACTTACCTAAATGTGCAAGATCATTTGCAACCTCATTCGGATGTTCAGTATGCATTAAGGAATGTATTTTTAATAAGTCAGATTATCATAAGGTTCATGAAGTCCATTTAAAAAGAACTAAAACAGTTGGTTAG
- a CDS encoding TetR/AcrR family transcriptional regulator, with protein MDSRSSKEKILHASMDLFVKNGYKKTTTKLIANEAGVNEVTIFRLFGKKKAIIEEIIKYKMSNIDPLTSYFKNDAKFNLSEDLYKSSVLYFNSMSKNLPLMLTLIEELGEDFERIFSKLPMRIKEAYKSYFDEMHKRGVIIEPDTEFLALSFSTLIVGLAVTKTMTNKTIIELSNEEFIRRNAEIFARGISK; from the coding sequence ATGGACTCAAGATCATCTAAGGAAAAGATTCTTCACGCAAGTATGGATTTGTTTGTTAAAAACGGTTACAAGAAGACAACGACAAAATTAATTGCAAATGAAGCTGGAGTCAATGAAGTAACCATATTTAGGTTATTTGGAAAGAAAAAAGCAATCATAGAAGAAATTATCAAATACAAAATGAGTAATATAGATCCTTTAACAAGCTATTTTAAAAATGACGCAAAATTTAACTTGAGTGAAGATCTTTACAAGTCAAGTGTACTGTATTTCAACTCAATGTCGAAAAATCTACCTCTTATGCTGACTTTGATAGAAGAATTGGGTGAAGATTTTGAACGTATTTTCTCAAAACTACCTATGCGCATTAAGGAAGCATATAAATCATACTTTGATGAAATGCATAAACGTGGAGTAATCATTGAACCGGATACTGAATTTCTAGCATTGTCATTTAGCACTTTAATTGTAGGGTTAGCAGTAACAAAAACAATGACAAACAAAACCATCATAGAATTATCAAATGAAGAATTCATAAGAAGGAATGCAGAAATTTTTGCAAGAGGAATATCAAAATAA
- a CDS encoding pyridoxamine 5'-phosphate oxidase family protein codes for MSKLIDFLNENKYGQIATIKNNKPVMRPFQFVFEKDGKFYFSTSNTKDVYRQLKESGVAGFAVLAKDLTWARLSGEIQFVDSLEVKEEALNNNEKARAFLKTADNPIYVLFYIHRGVASLHDRTGALIEEMEI; via the coding sequence ATGAGTAAATTAATTGACTTTTTAAATGAAAACAAGTACGGGCAAATTGCCACAATCAAAAATAATAAACCAGTTATGAGACCTTTTCAATTTGTATTCGAAAAGGATGGTAAGTTTTATTTTTCCACATCAAATACTAAAGATGTTTATAGACAATTGAAGGAATCAGGGGTTGCAGGTTTTGCTGTCCTTGCTAAAGACCTTACCTGGGCTCGTTTAAGTGGAGAGATTCAATTTGTTGATAGTCTAGAGGTAAAAGAAGAAGCTCTTAATAACAACGAAAAAGCTCGTGCTTTCCTTAAAACTGCTGATAATCCTATTTATGTATTGTTCTACATCCATAGAGGAGTGGCAAGTCTTCATGATCGTACCGGAGCGTTAATTGAAGAAATGGAAATTTAG
- a CDS encoding 4Fe-4S binding protein, with protein MKSMPPMGPGTNNECINCGICAKHCPMNAINFENVKEVDINKCKRYPTNAKAINHEAFKKVASMLVAKFNENRCEPELFI; from the coding sequence ATGAAATCTATGCCACCTATGGGACCTGGAACTAATAATGAATGTATTAACTGTGGAATTTGTGCTAAACATTGTCCAATGAATGCTATTAATTTTGAAAATGTTAAAGAAGTGGATATTAACAAGTGTAAAAGATACCCTACAAATGCTAAGGCCATAAACCATGAAGCATTCAAAAAAGTTGCTAGTATGTTAGTAGCTAAATTTAATGAGAATAGATGTGAACCTGAATTATTTATATAA
- a CDS encoding chromate transporter yields the protein MKGVVKVITLYFSLFITFFKCGLFAFGGGSASVPLIETEVVATLQLLTYKEFADAYAIGNTLPGPITTKLAALVGYRSGRFLGLIAAVCGYVLPSALGIILLFSIYQKNKNTKWVNGMMQGVRPIICILILKLLCTSSYSAFGLNSLEPRFLVLTSLIALIGFILLFIFKLNPIFLILLSLILGGVFLG from the coding sequence TTGAAAGGAGTTGTGAAAGTCATTACACTATATTTCTCTTTATTTATTACTTTTTTTAAATGCGGCTTATTTGCTTTTGGTGGTGGTTCAGCTTCTGTTCCACTAATAGAAACCGAAGTTGTTGCTACTCTGCAACTACTAACTTACAAGGAGTTTGCAGATGCCTACGCTATTGGAAACACACTGCCGGGACCTATCACAACAAAGCTTGCTGCTTTAGTCGGCTACAGATCTGGAAGATTTTTAGGTCTTATTGCAGCCGTATGTGGATATGTTCTACCCTCAGCATTAGGGATTATTTTGCTGTTTTCAATATATCAAAAAAACAAAAACACCAAATGGGTAAATGGAATGATGCAAGGAGTTCGTCCAATCATTTGTATTTTGATTTTAAAACTCTTATGCACCTCCTCTTATTCGGCCTTTGGTTTAAATTCTTTAGAACCTAGATTTTTAGTCTTAACCTCTTTGATTGCACTGATAGGCTTCATTCTCTTGTTCATTTTTAAACTGAATCCCATTTTTCTTATTTTATTATCACTTATTTTAGGCGGTGTTTTTTTAGGTTGA
- a CDS encoding FeoB-associated Cys-rich membrane protein has protein sequence MLANIIVGTVFAGVLIVAFIKTSINIKNNKCGGCSCSSSSKKSKCHK, from the coding sequence ATGTTAGCTAATATAATTGTTGGAACTGTTTTTGCTGGAGTGCTAATAGTAGCTTTTATAAAAACTAGTATTAATATAAAAAATAATAAATGTGGTGGTTGTAGTTGTAGTTCTAGTTCTAAAAAGAGTAAGTGTCATAAATAA
- a CDS encoding GGDEF domain-containing protein: protein MEGTGRHNIFQKLKSLIIPIPKDLKDEFYSRIVKENLVRVMIISIIYVLFEIIIIFTDVQKVYSVYEDKLSTLIIIFHIVFILISYWLRFKKNHVNGMATQVIIYLYCFVLVYWSIDTSLEYINEHGSITLFILTLTGTSAFFYRRPLATLITNFGLCIYFALKIKYLVEDYIMIQLGNFSPGNFPVENTVDSMFIEVNLHIADAFLITVICCALGIVVYKLRLKVFLEKKALEELALKDSMTNLFNHKTICDLLKKEIRRSKRSSQPVSILMTDIDHFKKVNDTYGHQVGDQVIIKISKLLTEVCRETDYVGRYGGEEFLVVLIDTNEDGAKKFAERFRKEVEKMDFGLPYQVTVSGGVKTYENESAEEMIKLADRALYKAKEKGRNCIISAGIN from the coding sequence ATGGAGGGAACAGGTCGCCATAATATTTTTCAAAAGCTTAAGAGTTTAATTATTCCAATTCCTAAAGATTTAAAAGATGAGTTTTATAGTAGAATTGTAAAAGAAAATTTAGTAAGAGTTATGATTATAAGCATAATTTATGTATTGTTTGAAATAATAATTATTTTTACAGATGTGCAAAAGGTATATTCAGTATATGAAGATAAGTTATCCACATTAATAATAATTTTTCATATAGTGTTTATTCTCATTTCCTACTGGTTAAGATTTAAAAAGAATCACGTCAATGGAATGGCAACACAGGTTATTATATACTTATATTGTTTTGTACTTGTATATTGGTCTATCGATACTAGTCTTGAATATATAAATGAACACGGTTCAATTACACTGTTTATACTTACATTGACGGGGACTTCCGCGTTTTTTTATAGACGTCCATTAGCAACTTTGATTACGAACTTTGGACTTTGTATTTACTTCGCCCTTAAGATAAAATACTTGGTTGAGGATTATATTATGATACAGCTTGGAAATTTTTCACCAGGTAATTTTCCAGTAGAAAATACGGTTGACTCTATGTTTATTGAAGTTAATCTTCATATAGCAGATGCATTTTTAATAACAGTGATTTGTTGTGCTTTAGGAATCGTTGTATATAAGTTACGTTTAAAAGTGTTTCTTGAAAAGAAGGCTTTGGAGGAACTAGCATTGAAAGATTCAATGACAAATCTATTTAATCATAAAACTATATGTGATTTACTAAAGAAGGAAATCAGAAGGTCAAAACGAAGCTCACAACCAGTTAGTATACTAATGACTGATATTGATCATTTTAAGAAGGTCAACGATACTTACGGTCACCAAGTGGGAGACCAAGTAATAATTAAAATTTCAAAGTTGTTGACTGAGGTTTGTCGTGAAACTGATTATGTGGGACGTTATGGTGGTGAGGAATTTCTTGTAGTACTTATAGATACTAATGAAGATGGTGCAAAAAAATTCGCTGAACGATTTCGCAAAGAAGTTGAAAAAATGGATTTTGGGTTACCATATCAAGTTACTGTGAGTGGCGGAGTGAAAACATATGAAAACGAATCTGCAGAAGAAATGATAAAACTGGCTGATAGGGCTTTATATAAAGCTAAGGAAAAAGGTAGGAATTGTATTATTAGTGCCGGAATTAATTAA
- a CDS encoding AraC family transcriptional regulator: protein MESISSQHHYLIAKQINSSQEFPFLSLDIRDNTCNPPRKVFQILHKHEELEFILVFKNKLHIQTTMSEITINEGEGAFIPKNVLHVLNTYGNCKCHGFLFPDSLLMSPAFKDMYSSIFKYTENPLMDLVLIKQNEQEKPIIDKLKLLREVTYGDFNKEFYHFKLLSAIYDLWFSFISNIDIDSKSVQPFKKAQGDRLKSYMEFIQFNYDKSISIKDIAANAFTSVSECNRTFKSLLNTTAYEYLIQYRMKKSLDLIKSQKYTIAEVAYKVGYNSPSQFTKYFKHHMAVTPTEYSKAWKNKI, encoded by the coding sequence ATGGAATCTATTTCATCACAGCATCATTATTTAATTGCCAAACAAATCAACTCTTCTCAAGAGTTTCCTTTTTTATCATTGGACATACGAGACAACACATGCAATCCTCCAAGAAAGGTGTTTCAAATACTACACAAACACGAGGAACTTGAGTTTATTCTTGTTTTTAAAAACAAACTTCACATTCAAACAACTATGTCAGAAATCACTATAAATGAAGGTGAAGGTGCTTTTATACCTAAAAATGTACTTCATGTACTCAATACCTATGGAAATTGCAAATGTCATGGTTTTCTATTTCCAGATTCACTTTTAATGTCTCCAGCTTTTAAAGATATGTATTCCAGTATTTTTAAATATACAGAGAATCCATTAATGGATCTTGTTCTCATCAAACAGAATGAACAAGAAAAGCCCATAATAGACAAATTGAAACTGCTGAGAGAGGTTACTTATGGGGATTTTAATAAGGAGTTCTATCATTTTAAATTGCTTTCAGCTATTTATGATCTATGGTTCAGCTTTATTAGCAACATTGATATTGATTCAAAGTCAGTTCAGCCTTTTAAAAAAGCACAAGGAGACCGTCTTAAAAGTTACATGGAGTTTATTCAATTTAATTACGATAAATCCATCTCAATAAAAGATATTGCTGCGAATGCTTTTACAAGTGTATCTGAGTGCAACAGAACCTTTAAATCTCTGCTTAATACAACAGCTTATGAGTATTTAATACAGTACCGGATGAAAAAGAGCCTGGATTTAATAAAAAGCCAGAAATATACTATTGCAGAAGTAGCTTATAAAGTTGGCTACAACAGCCCTAGCCAATTCACCAAGTATTTTAAACACCATATGGCTGTCACTCCAACAGAATATTCAAAAGCATGGAAAAATAAGATTTGA
- a CDS encoding TetR-like C-terminal domain-containing protein, whose amino-acid sequence MIDNRKNYVEYMAAGIIGVIRFWVNNRHKYSIEELSRIVINIYSQDILALLKSC is encoded by the coding sequence ATGATAGACAATAGAAAAAACTATGTTGAATACATGGCAGCAGGGATTATAGGTGTTATTCGTTTTTGGGTTAATAATAGGCATAAGTATTCCATTGAAGAATTATCAAGAATAGTGATTAATATATACTCTCAAGATATACTGGCATTATTAAAAAGTTGCTAG
- a CDS encoding iron-containing alcohol dehydrogenase, with amino-acid sequence MSSILQRMGLRIFSTFWPPPKPKVYTGPHSVLRLADLVFLSGCRRPLIVTGRFLLHNGMLDSFIKRLNSNGCEVTIYDGTKPNPTFAEVNGGLELCLEHQCDCVIAIGGGSVIDTSKVIAAAAANKVGLRKLAGPLKVKKPPLPFFAAPTTSGSGSEATSAAVISDVETHKKVFFIDPKYTPTDVALDPILIQSLPAHITASVGLDALTHAIEAYTSKNTFRDSDESALNAIELIFENLPKAFVDGGNLEAREAVAKGSFLAGYAFAKSSLGYVHAISHQITSLYNTPHGLANAILLPRVLRFNRGVSERHLAEIEKKLSSSKGKSDTKVLADRFIKRVDDLLEQLEIPVMISELSDSDFSEITRAANNEVMKSYAVPKVMKSRDIEVILRSVKNGDMEINFN; translated from the coding sequence ATGTCATCAATACTACAAAGAATGGGTCTAAGAATTTTCTCAACATTTTGGCCACCACCAAAACCTAAGGTTTACACTGGACCTCACTCAGTGCTTAGACTAGCTGATTTAGTTTTTCTATCTGGATGTAGGAGACCTCTAATTGTCACGGGAAGGTTCCTGCTTCATAATGGAATGTTGGATTCCTTCATCAAGAGACTGAATTCCAATGGCTGTGAGGTGACCATTTATGATGGAACTAAACCAAATCCAACATTTGCAGAAGTCAATGGTGGTCTTGAACTATGCTTGGAACATCAGTGTGATTGCGTTATTGCAATTGGCGGGGGATCGGTAATTGATACATCAAAGGTTATTGCAGCAGCAGCGGCCAATAAAGTGGGGCTTAGGAAACTAGCTGGTCCTTTAAAGGTAAAGAAACCACCACTTCCTTTTTTCGCTGCACCAACAACATCGGGGAGTGGATCGGAGGCAACAAGTGCAGCTGTTATATCAGATGTTGAGACACATAAAAAGGTTTTTTTCATAGATCCTAAGTATACACCCACTGATGTTGCACTTGATCCAATACTGATTCAATCGTTACCTGCACATATAACAGCATCAGTAGGGCTAGATGCACTCACACATGCCATTGAAGCATATACATCAAAGAATACTTTCCGTGATTCTGATGAAAGCGCTTTAAATGCTATTGAGCTAATTTTTGAGAATTTACCAAAGGCATTTGTAGATGGTGGTAATTTAGAGGCACGTGAGGCAGTTGCAAAAGGATCCTTTTTAGCTGGCTATGCCTTTGCAAAATCTAGCTTAGGGTATGTCCATGCAATATCACATCAGATCACGAGCTTATATAATACCCCTCATGGTCTGGCGAATGCAATACTACTTCCACGTGTTTTAAGATTTAATAGGGGAGTAAGTGAGAGGCATCTGGCTGAAATAGAGAAAAAACTTAGCTCTTCTAAAGGAAAAAGCGATACTAAAGTTCTAGCCGATAGGTTCATTAAGCGAGTGGATGATTTGCTAGAGCAACTTGAAATTCCAGTAATGATATCTGAGCTTTCAGACAGTGATTTCAGTGAAATTACGAGGGCTGCAAATAACGAAGTTATGAAGTCTTATGCGGTTCCTAAAGTAATGAAATCTAGGGATATAGAAGTCATTTTAAGGTCTGTGAAGAATGGAGATATGGAGATTAATTTCAATTAA
- a CDS encoding FeoA family protein — protein sequence MKRNSMVLTEAKIGQTFKVKRVEGKEKTKKFLLTLGCFEGEQITLISKLSGNFVVNIKDSRYAIEPNIAKIIVLEV from the coding sequence ATGAAAAGAAATTCTATGGTATTAACAGAAGCTAAGATAGGACAAACTTTTAAAGTGAAAAGAGTTGAAGGTAAAGAAAAGACAAAAAAATTCCTTCTTACATTAGGTTGTTTTGAAGGAGAACAAATAACTCTTATTTCTAAACTTTCGGGAAATTTTGTAGTTAACATTAAAGATAGTAGGTATGCAATTGAGCCAAATATTGCCAAAATAATTGTACTTGAAGTATAA
- a CDS encoding oxidoreductase → MNFENLQVFKALELRNMTIKNRIVRSATHSMLGNLDGTISADELKMYDELASNEIGLIIAGQFFVSKDGIVAPGSNELINDNHVKHAKKIKEIVEPNDTKVIAQINHAGIEAYSQDPFGPSEFNLEDGRVAREMTIDEITRVKSDFVEAAVRAQKSGMDGVQLHAAHGYLLCEFLKPSINKRTDNYGGSSENRFRIVREILEEIKEACGEAYPVFIKIDSNDLIETATYNDDLDYMMFQFEALGIEAVEFSGSDFATKKYSDHNYFLDRALEIKGDRNIATMVVGGVRNFNDMETVLTSGVDMVSLSRPFITEPDLITRLKKGQEKSRCVSCSKCASAGRKRCILNTL, encoded by the coding sequence ATGAATTTTGAAAATCTGCAAGTATTTAAAGCACTAGAGCTAAGAAACATGACAATCAAGAATAGAATTGTAAGATCAGCGACGCATAGTATGCTTGGTAATCTTGATGGGACCATCAGCGCAGATGAGCTTAAAATGTATGATGAATTAGCATCCAATGAAATCGGGCTCATTATTGCAGGACAGTTTTTCGTTTCAAAGGACGGTATTGTTGCACCGGGCTCAAATGAACTGATTAATGACAATCATGTTAAACATGCAAAAAAAATCAAGGAAATTGTAGAGCCGAACGACACGAAGGTTATTGCACAAATCAACCATGCTGGTATCGAAGCTTATTCACAAGATCCATTCGGACCGTCTGAATTTAATCTAGAAGATGGTAGAGTTGCAAGAGAGATGACGATTGATGAAATTACTAGAGTGAAAAGTGATTTTGTTGAAGCCGCTGTGCGTGCACAAAAATCCGGAATGGATGGTGTGCAATTACACGCTGCTCATGGGTATCTTTTATGCGAATTCCTGAAGCCATCTATCAATAAGCGTACGGATAACTATGGTGGAAGTTCAGAAAACAGATTTAGAATTGTACGCGAGATATTGGAAGAAATTAAAGAAGCCTGTGGTGAAGCTTATCCAGTATTCATAAAGATCGATTCCAATGATCTGATAGAAACTGCTACGTATAATGACGATCTAGATTACATGATGTTTCAGTTTGAGGCGCTTGGTATAGAAGCGGTTGAATTCAGTGGTTCAGATTTCGCAACGAAGAAATATTCAGATCATAATTATTTCTTGGATCGCGCCCTTGAGATCAAAGGTGATAGGAATATCGCGACTATGGTTGTTGGTGGTGTAAGAAACTTCAATGATATGGAAACTGTATTAACATCAGGTGTAGATATGGTTTCATTGTCTAGACCATTTATCACTGAACCAGACCTTATTACACGTCTAAAAAAGGGTCAGGAAAAATCACGTTGTGTCAGCTGTAGCAAGTGTGCGTCTGCTGGTAGAAAAAGATGTATTCTGAATACGCTTTAG